One Solea senegalensis isolate Sse05_10M linkage group LG3, IFAPA_SoseM_1, whole genome shotgun sequence genomic window carries:
- the si:dkey-165a24.9 gene encoding probable G-protein coupled receptor 132 — MSNDSCNLPLDTDTFGLTCIYGLIFSLGLPSNLLSLWGLYQLGRSGGGGCQLVYILNLLLSDLLQLLTLPLWILYLQGGHRWPYGHLTCELVGYVFYVNVYASVMFLCLIALDRCLAIVYPLSSRRVRSVRVAALSGVAVWTLTFLFCLSGLLPSVFDSDRQLCLEYYPVSPSFAHFKITSVVLGFLLPCAILGYTSAHIGVTLRRSPSLSDHERHKIVGILVVITVNFIVVFGPYHLVGGYRFVSLLLTDEPCGLERSIFLIYRLCYGLTSLNTLLDPLFYIFLCPDARLELQRSLPCLGRGQHARKTTSLTARAQPGTQGETEKGHNNLIAV; from the exons ATGTCCAATGACAGCTGCAACCTCCCGTTGGACACCGACACATTCGGCCTGACTTGTATCTATGGCCTCATCTTCTCTTTGGGTCTCCCCAGCAACCTGTTGTCCCTATGGGGATTGTACCAACTGGGTCGCTCAGGTGGGGGAGGCTGTCAGCTGGTCTACATCCTCAACCTGCTGCTGTCTGATCTCCTTCAGCTGCTCACCTTGCCACTGTGGATCCTTTACCTGCAGGGAGGTCACCGCTGGCCCTACGGCCACCTGACCTGTGAGCTGGTTGGCTACGTGTTCTACGTCAACGTCTATGCCAGCGTCATGTTCCTGTGCCTGATAGCGCTGGACCGCTGCCTGGCAATTGTGTACCCACTGAGTAGCCGCAGGGTGCGAAGTGTCAGGGTGGCAGCACTGTCGGGTGTCGCTGTCTGGACGCTCACCTTCCTGTTTTGCCTGAGTGGGCTGCTGCCATCAGTGTTTGACTCTGACAGACAACTGTGTCTGGAGTACTACCCCGTCAGCCCCAGTTTTGCTCACTTCAAGATCACCTCAGTGGTCCTTGGTTTCCTGCTGCCATGTGCCATACTAGG CTACACCTCGGCCCACATCGGGGTGACACTGCGGcgctcgccctctctctctgaccatGAACGCCACAAAATTGTGGGCATCCTGGTCGTCATCACTGTTAACTTCATCGTGGTCTTTGGGCCCTATCACCTTGTGGGCGGATACAGGtttgtgtccctgctgctgaCTGATGAGCCCTGTGGGTTGGAGCGTTCCATTTTCCTCATCTACCGCCTGTGCTATGGTCTGACCAGCCTCAACACTCTGCTGGATCCCCTCTTCTACATCTTCCTGTGCCCCGATGCTCGGCTGGAGCTGCAGAGGTCCCTGCCCTGTCTGGGTAGGGGGCAACACGCCCGCAAAACGACAAGCCTCACTGCCAGAGCTCAGCCAGGCACTCAGGGGGAGACTGAGAAAGGACATAATAATCTTATTGCAGTATAG
- the LOC122766378 gene encoding prostaglandin D2 receptor 2-like — translation MAACLFNQNANISLNPPNQTVGTTGSASVLAISLHGIFSSIGIIENLLIVGVVGFHVRRSVISIWILNLAASDLLATAFLPFFTLYMARGNTWTLGTTFCRIYSSIFFLNMFVSGFLLAAISMDRCLVVLRPVWAQNHRDKQIVTKICGVIWALAVVCTIPFYIFRDNIHLPSGQILCYYNYAQFPPSEPYDLKVLCKQRKEALAFMKFLLAFLIPLVIIILSYAAVNSHLAGRGHRRSFRFFRLVVAVVVSFVLCWAPYHIFIIMEVMAPSGHALQKFASKGLKIAATLGFFNSVLNPILYVFSCPDLCKKIRHSLGAVMESVLTEDLAELARRRSTACSSHSTAELVMKSKVSLTTLSLKTEEEQAEIIANSDS, via the coding sequence ATGGCAGCCTGTCTTTTCAACCAGAACGCAAATATCAGCTTAAACCCACCAAACCAAACAGTTGGTACGACTGGTTCTGCAAGTGTTTTAGCCATTTCTCTCCATGGCATCTTCTCTTCCATTGGCATCATAGAGAACCTCCTCATCGTCGGAGTGGTGGGTTTCCATGTCCGCCGCTCCGTCATCAGCATCTGGATCCTGAACCTGGCAGCCTCTGACCTACTGGCCACCGCTTTTCTCCCCTTCTTCACTCTTTACATGGCACGTGGCAACACCTGGACATTGGGCACGACCTTCTGTCGAATATACTCCTCCATTTTCTTCCTCAacatgtttgtcagtggtttccTGTTGGCGGCCATTTCTATGGACCGCTGCCTGGTAGTGCTGCGACCCGTTTGGGCCCAGAACCACAGAGACAAGCAAATTGTGACGAAGATATGTGGTGTGATTTGGGCTCTGGCTGTTGTCTGCACTATCCCATTCTACATATTCCGTGATAACATTCACCTACCCAGTGGCCAGATTCTCTGTTATTACAATTATGCTCAATTCCCTCCTAGTGAGCCATACGACCTAAAAGTCTTATGTAAGCAGCGCAAGGAGGCCTTGGCCTTCATGAAGTTCCTCCTAGCCTTCCTGATCCCTCTAGTAATCATCATCCTCAGCTATGCTGCTGTGAATTCCCACTTGGCTGGCAGAGGTCACCGGCGATCCTTCCGTTTTTTCCGGCTTGTAGTGGCCGTGGTGGTGAGCTTTGTTCTGTGTTGGGCTCCATAccacatcttcatcatcatggaGGTGATGGCTCCCAGTGGGCATGCACTCCAGAAATTTGCAAGCAAAGGCCTTAAAATTGCAGCAACCTTAGGCTTCTTTAACAGTGTCCTCAACCCGATTCTGTATGTATTCAGCTGCCCCGACCTGTGCAAGAAGATCAGACATTCTCTGGGTGCAGTGATGGAGAGCGTTCTGACTGAGGATCTTGCTGAACTGGCCCGGCGCCGCAGCACTGCTTGCAGCTCCCACAGCACCGCAGAGCTTGTGATGAAATCAAAGGTTTCCTTGACAACCTTGTCTttgaaaacagaggaggagcaggctgAAATCATTGCCAACTCTGATAGCTAA